From the Alloalcanivorax dieselolei B5 genome, one window contains:
- a CDS encoding copper resistance protein B has product MKASMTLSGLLVALIAVFVGTPALAMEGMPARFGQILVDQLEARDADDGTVAAWSANAWYGGDINKLYFATEGERLMDRGGETESLETRLAWSRAFAPYWDWQLGVRRDWQPDDPNRDWVSVGVMGVAPYFFETEANLFLGESGHSELRLEAEYELLFTQRLILTPEVEASLYGKEDRDLGIGQGLATVEAGLRLRYEIRREFAPYIGVHWEKKFGDTADFARDHGEDTSDTMLVAGIRVWY; this is encoded by the coding sequence CGCACTGATCGCCGTGTTCGTCGGAACACCGGCTCTGGCCATGGAGGGCATGCCCGCCCGCTTCGGTCAAATCCTGGTGGACCAGTTGGAAGCCCGCGACGCCGACGACGGCACCGTGGCGGCCTGGTCCGCCAACGCCTGGTACGGCGGTGATATCAACAAGCTGTATTTCGCCACCGAAGGCGAGCGACTCATGGACCGGGGCGGCGAAACCGAGAGTCTGGAAACCCGGCTGGCCTGGAGCCGTGCCTTCGCGCCTTACTGGGACTGGCAACTGGGTGTACGCCGGGACTGGCAACCGGACGATCCCAACCGGGATTGGGTCAGTGTCGGGGTGATGGGTGTTGCTCCCTACTTCTTCGAGACCGAGGCCAACCTGTTCCTGGGCGAATCCGGCCACAGCGAACTGCGTCTGGAAGCGGAATACGAGTTGCTGTTCACGCAGCGGCTGATCCTGACTCCGGAAGTGGAAGCCAGCCTGTACGGCAAGGAGGATCGGGACCTCGGTATCGGCCAGGGGCTCGCCACGGTGGAAGCGGGATTGCGGTTGCGCTATGAAATCCGCCGCGAGTTCGCCCCTTACATTGGCGTACATTGGGAGAAGAAATTCGGCGACACCGCCGACTTCGCCCGTGACCACGGCGAGGACACCAGTGACACCATGCTGGTGGCCGGTATCCGGGTCTGGTACTAG
- the can gene encoding carbonate dehydratase, producing MKTLPQLFTNNEQWRHQIEEEHPGFFRTLVGQQNPEFLWIGCADSRVPANEIVGLMPGELFVHRNVANLVHHTDFNLLSVLQFAVEVLKIKHVMVVGHYGCGGVRAAMEDQPHGLIDNWIRQVRELYLRHRKQLADLEPTARLDRMCELNVARQVINVSNTTVVQEAWRREQPLTIHGWIYGIGDGRLGDLGIEVDNNAHLRELESQEFEV from the coding sequence ATGAAAACCCTGCCGCAGCTTTTCACCAACAACGAACAGTGGCGTCATCAGATCGAGGAAGAGCATCCCGGTTTCTTCCGTACTCTGGTAGGCCAGCAGAACCCGGAATTCCTGTGGATCGGCTGTGCCGATTCCCGTGTCCCGGCCAATGAAATCGTCGGCCTGATGCCCGGTGAGCTGTTCGTGCACCGCAATGTGGCCAATCTGGTGCATCACACTGATTTCAATCTGCTCTCGGTGCTGCAGTTCGCCGTGGAAGTGCTCAAGATCAAGCATGTCATGGTGGTGGGGCATTACGGCTGTGGTGGCGTGCGTGCCGCCATGGAAGACCAGCCTCACGGGCTGATCGACAACTGGATCCGCCAGGTGCGGGAGCTGTATCTGCGCCACCGCAAGCAACTGGCGGACCTGGAACCCACTGCCCGCCTTGATCGCATGTGCGAATTGAACGTGGCCCGCCAGGTGATCAACGTTTCCAATACCACGGTGGTGCAGGAAGCCTGGCGCCGCGAACAGCCCTTGACCATCCACGGCTGGATTTACGGCATCGGCGACGGCCGTCTCGGCGATCTGGGCATCGAGGTGGACAACAATGCCCACCTGCGTGAATTGGAAAGCCAGGAATTCGAGGTTTGA